In Salarias fasciatus chromosome 2, fSalaFa1.1, whole genome shotgun sequence, one genomic interval encodes:
- the LOC115404983 gene encoding protocadherin gamma-A12-like has protein sequence MRIYAKDGYGLFSDSKVIIDITDVNDNSPVIYMQSTMNPIPENIPPGTEVGIINVQDEDSESNGQVRCSLQQSVPFKLVPSIKNYYSLVSTGQLDREVVSDYNITITATDEGSPPLSSSKSVQLSVADINDNPPVFEEESYSAYVSENNKAGSTLCSVAARDPDWRQNGTVIYSLLAGEVNGAPVSSYVSVNGDTGVIHAVRSFDYEQLRSFKVQVMARDNGSPPLSSNVTVSVFISDVNDNAPQILYPAPEGNSFMTELVPKAAHGGSLVSKVIAVDADSGQNAWLSYQIVKSTDPGLFTIGVHSGEIRTQRDISESDSMKQNLIVSVKDNGQPSLSATCSMYLLISDNLAEVPELKDISYDEKNSKLTSYLIIALVSVSTFFLTFIIIILGVRFCRRRKPRLLFDGAVAIPSAYLPPNYADVDGTGTLRSTYNYDAYLTTGSRTSDFKFVSSYNDNTLPADQTLRKSQSDFADAFSDGDSSPEVGTIFFFS, from the exons ATGCGTATTTATGCTAAAGATGGTTATGGACTTTTTTCAGATTCCAAAGTAATAATTGATATAACTGACGTTAATGACAATTCCCCCGTGATTTATATGCAGTCAACAATGAATCCCATACCTGAGAACATCCCACCTGGTACAGAG GTGGGCATCATTAATGTGCAAGATGAAGATTCTGAGAGTAATGGACAGGTCCGCTGCTCCCTCCAGCAGAGTGTCCCTTTTAAGTTAGTTCCATCTATTAAAAATTATTATTCTCTGGTGAGTACAGGACAACTGGACCGTGAAGTGGTGTCTGATTACAACATTACAATCACTGCCACTGACGAGGGatctccacctctgtcctcctctaaaaGTGTTCAGTTGTCTGTAGCTGACATCAATGACAACCCACCTGTGTTTGAGGAAGAGTCGTACAGCGCATATGTGAGTGAAAATAACAAAGCTGGCTCCACTTTATGTTCCGTTGCTGCTCGAGACCCTGACTGGAGACAAAACGGTACCGTGATTTATTCACTGTTAGCTGGAGAGGTGAACGGTGCCCCGGTGTCCTCCTATGTGTCTGTGAATGGAGACACGGGGGTGATCCATGCTGTGAGGTCGTTTGATTATGAACAGCTGAGGAGTTTCAAAGTGCAGGTGATGGCCAGAGACAACGGTTCTCCTCCCCTGAGCAGCAACGtgacagtcagtgtgttcataTCAGATGTGAATGACAACGCTCCTCAGATCTTGTACCCCGCCCCGGAGGGCAACTCCTTCATGACCGAGCTGGTCCCCAAAGCTGCACACGGAGGCTCTCTGGTGTCCAAAGTGATTGCAGTGGACGCGGACTCCGGACAGAACGCCTGGCTGTCCTACCAGATAGTCAAATCCACTGATCCGGGACTTTTCACTATCGGTGTCCACAGTGGAGAGATCAGGACACAGCGGGACATTTCTGAATCTGACAGCATGAAACAGAACCTGATCGTGTCAGTGAAAGATAACGGACAGCCCTCTCTGTCTGCCACCTGCTCCATGTATTTACTGATTTCTGACAACCTGGCTGAGGTTCCAGAGCTGAAGGACATTTCCTATGATGAGAAGAACTCCAAGCTGACTTCCTACCTGATCATTGCGCTGGTGTCTGTGTCCaccttttttctgactttcatcATTATCATCCTGGGTGTGAGGTTTTGTCGCAGGAGAAAGCCCAGACTGTTGTTTGATGGAGCAGTGGCCATCCCCAGTGCTTATCTCCCTCCAAATTACGCAGATGTTGACGGCACAGGAACTTTACGCAGCACCTACAATTATGACGCCTACCTGACAACAGGATCTCGAACCAGTGACTTTAAGTTTGTGAGCTCTTACAACGACAACACGCTGCCTGctgaccagactctgaggaaAAGTCAATCGGACTTTGCTGACGCATTTTCAGATGGTGACAGTTCTCCTGAGGTAggaacgattttttttttttcttga